A genomic region of Magnolia sinica isolate HGM2019 chromosome 6, MsV1, whole genome shotgun sequence contains the following coding sequences:
- the LOC131248707 gene encoding B3 domain-containing transcription factor NGA1-like, whose translation MECLQGREGHSEEEEEEERHMTVDEMGKYPFQLSQSSSSPSPSSQYKGLYGLWGPLVSEEYERHDHNVPKIPGREVFTNSKHLDLMDLSTNHNHAGDRNSSSIQDSSLEREHMFDKVVTPSDVGKLNRLVIPKQHAEKYFPLNSSANEKGLLLNFEDLTGKVWRFRYSYWNSSQSYVMTKGWSRFVKDKKLDAGDIVSFERGAAESAKDRLYIDWKHRPNAPPLVHLPHPLPLHKSVPWSRILLPQTVPTSVSRTQLHLQQLKYGHRSCSGPYGYNVVNPPGSVFYLRPPGQQQVGGEKQGDEDRNAGPPVVFNSMPVVHSNATEPKRLRLFGVNLECPTAEDADRDVLSSSVIHHTWASSLPPHPLKLFNGGPPLTAPEELPRKGKMSLSLDLDI comes from the coding sequence ATGGAATGTTTACAAGGGAGAGAAGGGCAttctgaggaagaagaggaagaagaaaggcaCATGACTGTAGATGAAATGGGCAAGTACCCATTTCAATTatctcaatcttcttcttctccatctccATCTTCTCAGTATAAAGGTCTTTACGGCCTGTGGGGGCCATTGGTATCAGAAGAATATGAACGGCATGATCATAACGTCCCAAAGATCCCTGGCCGAGAGGTGTTCACCAATTCAAAACATCTTGATCTCATGGATTTGTCCACGAATCACAACCACGCCGGAGACAGAAACAGCAGCAGCATCCAGGATTCTAGCCTTGAGAGAGAACACATGTTTGATAAGGTCGTCACGCCAAGCGATGTGGGTAAGCTTAACCGCCTTGTCATACCCAAACAGCATGCCGAGAAGTACTTCCCTCTCAATTCGTCGGCCAATGAGAAAGGCCTGCTATTGAATTTCGAAGACCTGACTGGCAAGGTGTGGCGGTTCCGTTACTCCTACTGGAACAGCAGCCAGAGCTATGTCATGACCAAAGGGTGGAGCCGGTTTGTCAAGGATAAGAAGCTCGATGCAGGTGACATCGTATCATTCGAGCGAGGGGCTGCAGAATCTGCCAAGGACCGTCTCTACATTGACTGGAAGCACCGGCCGAATGCCCCACCGCTGGTCCACCTTCCGCATCCACTTCCATTGCACAAATCAGTCCCATGGAGCCGCATCTTACTGCCACAGACTGTCCCTACATCGGTGTCACGGACCCAATTGCACTTGCAGCAGCTGAAATATGGCCACCGGAGTTGCAGCGGGCCATATGGTTACAATGTGGTAAACCCACCCGGGTCAGTTTTTTATCTGCGGCCACCAGGCCAACAACAGGTGGGGGGAGAGAAGCAAGGTGATGAGGACAGAAATGCCGGCCCACCGGTTGTTTTCAATTCCATGCCTGTGGTCCACAGTAATGCCACTGAGCCCAAGCGTCTGAGGCTGTTTGGCGTGAACCTTGAGTGCCCCACAGCTGAAGATGCAGATCGAGACGTTTTATCATCATCAGTTATACATCATACATGGGCTTCTTCTCTTCCTCCCCACCCATTAAAGCTCttcaatggtggcccaccattgacAGCACCAGAAGAGTTGCCAAGGAAAGGGAAGATGTCCTTGTCCTTGGACTTGGATATATGA